One genomic window of Halococcus sediminicola includes the following:
- a CDS encoding NUDIX hydrolase, which translates to MSDPDPLAWETLESNTAYSCPGFEVVHERVRLPDGTETGFDSVADPAAVVVLGFTPEGEVVVIEEWRQAVERMSRGLPAGTVEPGEEVEQAARREFEEETGYIAAEMELLTTVEPLNGLADSVHHHFVAHGCRPTGSRELDDNESIRVDTAEYDDLLGALANDDLRDGRSALCLLYHARFGAESGVP; encoded by the coding sequence GTGAGCGACCCCGACCCGCTCGCCTGGGAGACGCTCGAATCGAACACGGCCTACTCCTGCCCGGGCTTCGAGGTCGTCCACGAGCGAGTGCGCCTGCCCGACGGCACCGAGACGGGGTTCGATTCGGTCGCCGATCCCGCCGCAGTCGTCGTGTTGGGGTTCACCCCCGAGGGGGAAGTCGTAGTCATCGAGGAGTGGCGACAGGCGGTCGAGCGGATGAGTCGCGGACTGCCGGCCGGCACCGTCGAACCCGGCGAGGAGGTCGAGCAGGCGGCGCGACGCGAGTTCGAGGAGGAGACGGGCTATATCGCCGCGGAAATGGAACTCCTCACGACCGTCGAACCGCTCAACGGCCTCGCGGATTCGGTCCATCACCACTTCGTCGCGCACGGCTGCCGGCCCACGGGCTCACGGGAACTGGACGACAACGAATCCATCCGGGTCGATACGGCCGAATACGACGATCTACTCGGTGCGCTCGCGAACGATGACCTCCGCGACGGGCGCAGCGCGCTCTGCCTGCTCTATCACGCCCGATTCGGCGCGGAAAGCGGAGTGCCTTAG
- the trmY gene encoding tRNA (pseudouridine(54)-N(1))-methyltransferase TrmY — MRQFVVLGHEVPLAADFSLDDLTGAGRLDVLCRCVNSAFCLSHAIREEVRVWLVLQDEFTVRFEGSELRNLNPDERSTAALIRGALDEKDGAIGHMAAESSPGVSISRRGFEGVLDELDGTLLELHEEGESVVETEPPAEPAFVLSDHRDFTEREAELLAEWADRRVRLGPERLHADHAITVAHNWLDTGGFVRY; from the coding sequence ATGCGCCAGTTCGTCGTTCTCGGTCACGAAGTGCCGCTCGCCGCCGATTTCTCGCTCGACGATCTCACGGGGGCGGGGCGACTGGACGTGCTCTGTCGCTGTGTGAACTCGGCGTTCTGTCTCTCACACGCGATCCGCGAGGAAGTCCGCGTCTGGCTCGTTCTGCAGGACGAGTTCACCGTGCGCTTCGAGGGATCCGAACTCAGAAACCTCAACCCCGACGAGCGCTCGACGGCCGCGCTGATTCGGGGCGCGCTCGACGAGAAGGACGGCGCGATCGGCCACATGGCCGCCGAAAGCTCGCCCGGCGTGTCGATCTCGCGGCGCGGGTTCGAGGGTGTGCTCGACGAACTCGATGGGACACTGCTCGAACTCCACGAGGAGGGCGAATCGGTCGTGGAGACCGAACCGCCCGCGGAGCCGGCGTTCGTGCTGTCGGATCATCGGGATTTCACTGAACGCGAGGCGGAGCTGCTGGCCGAGTGGGCCGACCGGCGCGTGCGCCTCGGTCCGGAACGGCTCCACGCCGACCACGCCATCACGGTCGCGCACAACTGGCTCGACACCGGTGGGTTCGTGCGCTACTGA
- a CDS encoding phosphoribosylaminoimidazolesuccinocarboxamide synthase — MTSVKEFRVERAATPDELGRGRFVFTDAYSIFDWGRMPDAIPEKGRSLCAMGAHNFSLLEAEGIPTHYRGVVADGSVTDLEDADDAPREMAIDLAQVPDLPVEDGAYDYGAFHVDAGDNYLIPLEIVFRNSVPEGSSLRSRRDPEAVSLDAAEWPDESVELSEPVVEFSTKFEEQDRYLTRKEADAIAGRATLDELATLAREVNRVVTERAEEVGLTHEDGKIECLYHDGEVRVADVVGTFDENRFSYDGHELSKEVLRQYHKRTQSEWVAAVGEAKGEAAEGGKTDWRALCEPDPEPLAQDVIATASDLYTAGANAYLGRELFDAPDLNSAVAAAGALE, encoded by the coding sequence ATGACCAGCGTCAAGGAGTTCCGTGTCGAGCGGGCGGCCACGCCCGACGAGCTCGGTCGCGGACGGTTCGTCTTCACCGACGCCTACTCGATCTTCGATTGGGGGCGCATGCCCGACGCCATCCCCGAGAAGGGCCGGAGTCTCTGTGCGATGGGCGCACACAACTTCTCGCTGCTCGAAGCCGAGGGGATCCCGACACACTATCGAGGTGTCGTCGCCGACGGCTCGGTGACCGACCTCGAAGACGCGGACGACGCGCCGCGTGAGATGGCCATCGATCTCGCGCAGGTGCCAGACCTCCCGGTCGAGGATGGAGCCTACGACTACGGAGCCTTCCACGTCGACGCGGGCGACAACTACCTGATTCCGCTCGAAATCGTCTTCCGGAACTCGGTTCCGGAGGGGTCGAGTCTGCGCTCGCGGCGCGACCCCGAGGCGGTGAGTCTCGACGCCGCCGAGTGGCCCGACGAGTCGGTGGAACTGTCGGAACCGGTCGTCGAGTTCTCGACGAAGTTCGAGGAACAGGACCGCTATCTCACCCGCAAGGAAGCCGACGCGATCGCCGGCCGGGCGACGCTCGACGAACTCGCAACCCTCGCCCGCGAGGTGAATCGCGTCGTGACCGAGCGCGCCGAGGAAGTGGGGCTGACCCACGAGGACGGCAAGATCGAGTGCCTCTATCACGACGGCGAGGTGCGCGTCGCGGACGTCGTGGGAACGTTCGACGAGAACCGGTTTTCGTACGACGGGCACGAACTCTCGAAGGAGGTGCTCAGGCAGTATCACAAACGCACCCAATCCGAGTGGGTCGCGGCCGTGGGCGAGGCGAAAGGCGAGGCCGCCGAGGGTGGCAAAACCGACTGGCGGGCACTCTGTGAACCCGACCCCGAACCGCTCGCCCAAGACGTCATCGCTACGGCGAGCGACCTCTACACCGCCGGCGCGAACGCCTACCTCGGTCGGGAACTGTTCGACGCACCCGACCTCAATAGCGCGGTCGCAGCAGCAGGTGCACTGGAGTAG
- the purQ gene encoding phosphoribosylformylglycinamidine synthase I, translating to MTVSVIQFGGSNCDRDAVRALDAVGVEAERVWHEDGLPDDPSGIVLPGGFSYGDYLRAGAMAGRAPIVEAVRDAAREGVPVLGICNGAQVGCEAGLTVGAFTTNASARFQCEHVHLRVENAETPWTRAFAAGEVISLPIAHGEGRFEIDEAKLAALDDENRILFRYCDADGNLTTAANPNGSTGAVAGLCGEHGNVAVLMPHPERATLPELGGTDGRGILRGFAE from the coding sequence ATGACGGTTTCAGTGATCCAGTTCGGCGGCTCGAACTGCGACCGCGACGCCGTGCGCGCGCTCGACGCGGTGGGTGTCGAAGCCGAGCGCGTCTGGCACGAGGACGGACTCCCCGACGATCCCTCGGGCATCGTCCTCCCCGGTGGATTCTCCTACGGCGATTACCTCCGCGCGGGCGCGATGGCCGGGCGCGCACCCATCGTCGAGGCGGTCCGCGACGCCGCGCGCGAGGGGGTTCCGGTGCTCGGCATCTGTAACGGCGCGCAGGTCGGCTGCGAGGCGGGGCTCACGGTAGGAGCCTTCACCACGAACGCGAGCGCACGCTTCCAATGCGAGCACGTCCATCTTCGTGTGGAGAACGCCGAGACACCGTGGACGCGCGCCTTCGCGGCGGGCGAGGTCATCTCGCTGCCCATCGCCCACGGCGAGGGACGCTTCGAGATCGACGAGGCGAAACTCGCCGCACTCGACGACGAGAACCGCATCCTCTTTCGCTACTGCGACGCGGATGGAAATCTGACGACGGCGGCGAACCCCAACGGCTCGACGGGCGCGGTGGCGGGTCTCTGCGGCGAGCACGGGAACGTCGCCGTGTTGATGCCCCATCCAGAGCGCGCGACGCTGCCGGAACTCGGTGGCACGGATGGACGGGGAATCCTGCGCGGGTTCGCCGAGTGA
- a CDS encoding alpha/beta fold hydrolase, with translation MNDSATPWTHGWAHLDSVVLHYVEAGEPENPLVVLLHGFPEFWYAWRHQIEALAADFHVVAPDLRGYNRSEKPPGVDSYRLDRLTGDVTDLIDHFGAERASVVGHDWGGVVAWEFGHRHPERLERLAVLNAPHPAALERELRSPAQLARSWYALFFQLPRIPEAVLERTDGWLDLILRIDLTNAAFDESDIERYERAIAQPGALTAALNYYRAFGRAQLRRWFGLAGSNGRDPTIKAETLVIWGERDRALGVELTEGLGRWVSDVRIERLPEASHWVQNDVPEKVNELLGEFLA, from the coding sequence GTGAACGACTCGGCGACACCGTGGACCCACGGATGGGCACACCTCGATAGCGTCGTATTGCACTACGTGGAGGCCGGCGAGCCGGAAAACCCGCTCGTGGTGTTGTTGCACGGCTTTCCCGAGTTCTGGTACGCGTGGCGTCACCAAATCGAGGCGCTCGCGGCGGATTTTCACGTCGTCGCGCCGGATCTGAGGGGGTACAACCGCTCGGAGAAGCCACCTGGCGTGGATTCGTACCGTCTTGACCGGCTCACGGGCGACGTAACCGACCTCATCGACCACTTCGGGGCCGAGCGGGCGAGTGTGGTTGGCCACGACTGGGGCGGCGTCGTCGCGTGGGAGTTCGGCCACCGTCATCCCGAGCGCCTCGAACGGCTCGCTGTACTGAACGCACCCCATCCCGCGGCGCTCGAACGCGAACTGCGCTCGCCGGCACAGCTCGCCCGGTCGTGGTACGCGCTGTTCTTCCAACTTCCTCGGATTCCCGAAGCGGTTCTGGAACGAACCGATGGCTGGCTCGACTTGATATTGCGCATCGATCTGACGAACGCGGCGTTCGACGAGTCCGATATCGAACGGTACGAACGCGCCATCGCCCAGCCTGGAGCGCTCACGGCGGCGCTCAACTACTATCGGGCGTTCGGCCGCGCCCAACTGCGTCGGTGGTTCGGGCTGGCGGGATCGAACGGACGAGACCCGACGATCAAGGCCGAGACTCTGGTGATCTGGGGTGAACGGGATCGTGCGCTCGGGGTCGAACTTACCGAGGGCCTCGGCCGGTGGGTTTCCGACGTCCGCATCGAGCGCCTGCCAGAGGCGAGCCACTGGGTGCAAAACGACGTGCCCGAAAAGGTGAACGAGCTGTTAGGGGAGTTCCTCGCGTGA
- the tgtA gene encoding tRNA guanosine(15) transglycosylase TgtA encodes MNDVFELRSADAAGRIGELRVPQSDTVVETPALMPVVNPNLQTISPARLENEFGAEICITNGYIISQSDYREEALSKGLHDLLDFSGAIMTDSGSFQLAEYGEIDVTSAEILEFQYQIGSDIGTPVDIPTPPEAGRERAADELATTQDRLESIQDVDTGAMLVNAPVQGGVHTDLRERAARDARATGLDIHPIGAVVPLMNAYEYGKMVDVIAAAKRGLGVASPVHLFGAGHPMMFALAVALGCDLFDSAAYALYARDDRYLTVRGTERLPELDYLPCECPVCVAHTPDELRAMPDDERETRLAQHNLYVSFGELRRIKQAIRRGDLLELVEARARGHPAMLDGYRALLDHADQLEKEDPASKDAFFYLSAESARRPEVRRHHERLARLSVDGEILLTEGDTNAAYDESWRVVPPFGPLPRALSETYPLTAEVPDRMDEQAYEQAAEGVRRLVETNSDGEFTLAHRGWPESALARVPSAVHIERLDAVDRQ; translated from the coding sequence ATGAACGACGTTTTCGAACTCCGCAGCGCCGACGCCGCCGGTCGCATCGGCGAACTTCGGGTGCCACAGTCCGACACGGTCGTCGAGACACCAGCCCTCATGCCCGTCGTCAACCCGAACCTCCAGACGATTTCGCCCGCACGGCTCGAAAACGAGTTCGGCGCGGAGATATGTATCACTAACGGCTATATCATTTCTCAGAGCGACTACCGCGAGGAAGCGCTCTCGAAGGGTCTCCACGACCTGCTCGACTTCTCCGGCGCGATCATGACCGACTCGGGCTCGTTCCAACTGGCCGAATACGGCGAGATCGACGTCACGAGCGCCGAAATCTTGGAGTTCCAGTATCAGATCGGCTCCGATATCGGTACGCCGGTCGACATCCCGACGCCGCCCGAGGCGGGCCGCGAGCGCGCCGCCGACGAACTCGCGACCACACAGGACCGACTCGAATCGATCCAGGACGTCGACACCGGCGCAATGCTCGTCAACGCCCCGGTACAGGGTGGCGTTCACACCGACCTGCGCGAGCGGGCCGCCCGCGACGCCCGCGCGACCGGGCTCGACATCCACCCGATCGGCGCGGTCGTCCCTCTGATGAACGCCTACGAATACGGGAAGATGGTCGACGTGATCGCGGCCGCGAAGCGCGGGCTGGGTGTGGCCTCTCCCGTCCACCTCTTTGGGGCGGGCCATCCGATGATGTTCGCGCTCGCGGTCGCACTCGGCTGCGACCTGTTCGATTCGGCGGCCTACGCGCTCTACGCCCGCGACGATCGTTATCTCACTGTCCGCGGCACCGAACGCCTCCCGGAACTCGACTATCTCCCCTGCGAGTGTCCGGTCTGCGTCGCACACACGCCCGACGAACTCCGCGCGATGCCCGACGACGAGCGCGAGACGCGCCTCGCCCAGCACAACCTCTACGTGAGCTTCGGCGAACTCCGGCGCATCAAGCAGGCCATCCGTCGGGGTGACCTGCTCGAACTCGTCGAGGCGCGCGCCCGCGGCCATCCGGCGATGCTCGACGGTTATCGCGCGCTGCTCGATCACGCCGACCAGTTGGAAAAGGAGGATCCGGCCTCGAAAGACGCCTTCTTCTACCTCTCGGCCGAGAGCGCCCGCCGGCCGGAGGTCCGCCGTCATCACGAGCGCCTCGCACGGCTCTCGGTCGACGGCGAGATTCTGCTGACCGAGGGCGACACCAACGCCGCATACGACGAATCCTGGCGCGTCGTTCCGCCCTTTGGCCCGCTCCCACGTGCGCTCTCGGAGACCTACCCGCTCACCGCCGAGGTACCCGACAGGATGGACGAGCAGGCTTACGAGCAGGCGGCCGAGGGCGTTCGCCGACTGGTCGAGACGAACTCCGATGGGGAGTTCACGCTCGCTCATCGCGGCTGGCCCGAGAGTGCGCTCGCGCGAGTGCCGAGTGCGGTTCACATCGAGCGCCTCGACGCCGTGGATCGGCAGTGA
- a CDS encoding archaeosine biosynthesis radical SAM protein RaSEA, whose translation MSQPSPEVYETGKGMDAHNAAMREIRARNDRTYDPHEPTRVWVDEDNTPDGVRDSLTIILNTGGCRWARAGGCTMCGYVAESVEGGTVPHDALVDQLDACLDHERENSDEPCPLIKIYTSGSFLDEREVPAESRRAIAETFGDRERIVVESLPDFVEHDRLADFTEQGLAVDVAVGLETATDRVRHDCVNKYFDFADFVTASEQAQDAGAGIKAYLLMKPPFLSESEAVADMQSSVRRCAEYAHTVSMNPCNVQRHTMVEELYHDGGYRPPWLWSVAEVLESTADADALVISDPVGHGSDRGPHNCGECDDHVQTAIKDFDLRQDPSVFSQVSCGCERTWETVMEREKSYGMPLAR comes from the coding sequence ATGAGTCAGCCGAGCCCCGAAGTCTACGAGACGGGGAAGGGCATGGACGCCCACAACGCCGCGATGCGCGAGATTCGCGCGCGCAACGACCGAACCTACGACCCGCACGAACCGACCCGGGTGTGGGTCGACGAGGACAACACGCCCGATGGCGTACGAGATAGTCTGACCATCATCCTGAACACTGGCGGCTGTCGCTGGGCGCGCGCCGGTGGCTGTACGATGTGTGGCTACGTCGCCGAGTCGGTCGAGGGCGGGACGGTCCCTCACGACGCGCTCGTGGACCAACTCGACGCCTGTCTCGACCACGAACGCGAAAACAGCGACGAGCCGTGTCCGCTGATCAAGATCTACACTTCTGGGAGCTTCCTCGACGAACGCGAAGTGCCCGCCGAAAGCCGCCGAGCGATCGCCGAGACCTTCGGCGACCGCGAGCGCATCGTCGTCGAATCCTTACCCGATTTCGTCGAGCACGACCGCCTCGCCGACTTCACCGAACAGGGGCTCGCGGTCGACGTGGCGGTCGGACTGGAGACCGCCACCGACAGGGTGCGCCACGACTGCGTGAACAAGTATTTCGATTTTGCCGATTTCGTCACGGCGAGCGAGCAGGCCCAAGATGCGGGCGCGGGTATCAAAGCGTATCTCCTGATGAAACCCCCCTTCCTCAGCGAATCGGAGGCCGTCGCGGACATGCAATCGTCCGTCCGGCGCTGTGCGGAGTACGCCCACACCGTGTCGATGAACCCATGCAATGTCCAGCGCCACACGATGGTCGAGGAACTGTATCACGACGGTGGCTATCGCCCGCCGTGGCTCTGGTCGGTGGCTGAAGTTCTAGAATCGACCGCCGACGCCGACGCGCTCGTGATCTCCGATCCTGTTGGCCACGGCTCCGATAGAGGTCCGCACAACTGCGGGGAGTGTGACGACCACGTTCAAACCGCGATCAAGGACTTCGATCTCCGACAGGACCCGTCCGTGTTTTCGCAAGTCTCCTGTGGGTGCGAACGGACGTGGGAGACGGTAATGGAGCGCGAGAAGAGTTACGGGATGCCGTTGGCGCGATAG
- a CDS encoding saccharopine dehydrogenase family protein: MGDDLLIYGSYGYTGALITETADEAGLEPTLAGRRAEPVERQATDRGLDHRVFSLDHPSVVASHIEEFDAVLNCAGPFSATADPLVTASIESGTDYLDITGEIGAFEATAERDRDAEKAGVTLLPGVGFDVVPTDCLAAYLHTQLPDAERLSLAIDGLGTFSPGTLKSVVEGLSHGGAARIDGAIETVPPAWKVRKIDLGGGASTAVTIPWGDVATAYYTTGIPNVETYATVPKYAASVMKKTGVLTPLLGTAPVQRLLNGAVDAAVSGPTADERARSTTRVWGAVENGAGERAAARLQTPDTYEFTARTATEIARRVLDGAVGAGFQTPAAAFGPEFVLDFDGVEREDVPGIEQ, from the coding sequence ATGGGAGACGACCTGCTCATCTACGGCTCGTACGGCTACACGGGCGCGCTCATCACCGAAACCGCCGACGAAGCGGGACTGGAACCGACACTCGCCGGCCGGCGTGCCGAACCGGTCGAACGACAGGCGACCGACCGGGGGCTCGACCATCGCGTGTTTAGCCTCGACCATCCGTCGGTCGTCGCATCGCACATCGAGGAGTTCGACGCGGTGTTGAACTGTGCGGGACCCTTTTCGGCCACGGCCGACCCGCTCGTGACTGCGTCCATCGAGAGCGGGACGGACTACCTCGACATCACGGGCGAAATCGGTGCGTTCGAGGCCACCGCCGAGCGCGACCGCGACGCCGAGAAGGCCGGCGTGACGTTGCTGCCGGGCGTTGGCTTCGACGTGGTGCCCACGGACTGTCTCGCGGCGTATCTCCACACGCAACTTCCCGACGCCGAGCGGCTCAGCCTCGCCATCGATGGATTGGGAACCTTCTCGCCGGGTACTCTGAAGTCGGTCGTTGAGGGACTCTCGCACGGCGGTGCGGCGCGCATCGACGGCGCGATCGAGACCGTGCCGCCGGCGTGGAAGGTTCGGAAGATCGACCTCGGCGGCGGTGCGAGTACGGCAGTGACGATCCCGTGGGGCGACGTTGCGACGGCGTACTACACGACCGGCATTCCGAACGTCGAGACCTACGCGACGGTCCCGAAGTACGCCGCATCGGTGATGAAGAAGACGGGAGTTCTGACACCCCTACTCGGTACCGCGCCGGTCCAACGACTGCTGAACGGGGCCGTCGACGCGGCAGTCAGCGGCCCGACCGCCGACGAGCGCGCCCGGAGCACCACGCGGGTCTGGGGCGCAGTCGAGAACGGCGCGGGCGAGCGCGCCGCCGCTCGCCTCCAAACACCGGATACCTACGAGTTCACCGCACGAACCGCGACCGAAATCGCCCGGCGCGTACTCGACGGCGCGGTCGGGGCTGGCTTTCAGACGCCGGCCGCCGCGTTCGGTCCGGAGTTCGTGCTCGACTTCGACGGCGTCGAACGCGAGGACGTACCGGGTATCGAGCAATGA
- a CDS encoding DUF1059 domain-containing protein produces MTKEVICGEVTGDCAFHVRSDDEDEVVDVVQRHAETKHAMSLSRSETRDLVQDA; encoded by the coding sequence ATGACGAAAGAAGTGATCTGTGGCGAGGTAACCGGAGACTGTGCGTTTCACGTGCGCTCCGACGACGAGGACGAGGTCGTCGACGTCGTCCAACGACACGCCGAGACGAAACACGCCATGTCCCTCTCGCGCTCCGAGACGCGCGACCTCGTTCAGGACGCGTAG
- the arcS gene encoding archaeosine synthase subunit alpha, translating to MTDHFEIHERDGPARIGELRLAEPLTTPALVGDSITDAGSLWPEAREPPAGDPDALTVLPHRALPAGTPDEVEDAFAVSPPAIDGPSAAVISSGTATEYGSDAYVLSNSQGLVGHGRAFVEGIVDVKDAIPGDAALYLPGVATPANVALLAYAGVDLFDADRAVVKGTQGKYLTSDGEHFLAGLDELPCACPACQQNVEEFDREDCAAHNENALAAQLRIARERIRRGRLRDYLEGQVRHEAWLTAALRRFDQQYSYLEAHAPVFRRNELLAASEESLRRVEIQRFAERVTTRYRSRFSNPLVLVPCSATKPYSESQSHGQFHDAIQFRAHTVSMTSPIGVVPQELECTYPAQHYDSVVTGEWTAGEVEFVANVLEAYLARNQYSRVIAHVPDDYRQITERVEDSLDIDFEYTVENHPTTGDSLSNLAGALEGELKYSKREREHNTVRAIADYQFGPAAGDDLFEDISTKGRYPKLRVHGDDHLATMVPQYGTLALTLAGAHRWVASDAPTKTVEIDEFVPHGSVLAPGIVDASEEIRVGDEVVVRGPKAFAVGRATTHGRAMVESSRGMAVDVRHVEER from the coding sequence ATGACCGACCACTTCGAAATCCACGAGCGCGACGGGCCGGCGCGCATCGGCGAACTCCGACTCGCGGAACCGCTCACGACGCCCGCACTCGTCGGCGACAGCATCACCGATGCGGGCAGTCTCTGGCCCGAAGCGCGCGAACCGCCTGCCGGCGATCCCGACGCGCTCACCGTCCTTCCACATCGGGCGCTGCCGGCCGGCACCCCCGACGAAGTCGAGGATGCATTTGCCGTTTCGCCACCCGCCATCGACGGTCCGAGTGCGGCCGTGATTTCCTCCGGAACGGCCACCGAATACGGCAGCGACGCCTACGTCCTCTCGAATTCACAGGGGCTGGTCGGCCACGGCCGCGCGTTCGTCGAGGGCATCGTCGACGTGAAAGACGCGATCCCCGGCGACGCGGCGCTCTATCTGCCGGGCGTGGCGACGCCGGCGAACGTCGCCCTGCTCGCGTACGCGGGCGTCGACCTGTTCGACGCTGATCGTGCGGTCGTGAAGGGCACACAAGGAAAATATCTCACGAGCGACGGCGAGCACTTTCTCGCCGGCCTCGACGAACTGCCCTGTGCGTGTCCGGCCTGCCAACAGAATGTGGAAGAATTCGACCGCGAGGACTGTGCGGCCCACAACGAGAACGCGCTCGCCGCCCAACTCCGCATCGCCCGCGAGCGCATCCGCCGGGGGCGGTTGCGGGACTATCTCGAAGGACAGGTCCGCCACGAGGCGTGGCTCACCGCCGCCCTCCGACGGTTCGACCAGCAGTATTCGTATCTCGAAGCGCACGCACCGGTCTTCCGTCGCAACGAGTTGCTCGCCGCCAGCGAGGAGAGCCTTCGACGAGTGGAGATCCAGCGCTTCGCCGAACGCGTCACGACCCGTTATCGCAGTCGATTCTCCAATCCGCTCGTGCTCGTGCCCTGCTCGGCGACGAAACCCTACAGCGAATCCCAGAGCCACGGTCAGTTCCACGACGCGATACAGTTCCGGGCGCACACCGTGTCGATGACCTCGCCCATCGGCGTCGTGCCCCAGGAGCTCGAATGTACATACCCGGCCCAGCACTACGATTCGGTGGTCACGGGCGAATGGACCGCCGGCGAGGTCGAGTTCGTTGCGAACGTGCTGGAAGCCTACCTCGCGCGCAACCAGTACTCCCGAGTCATCGCCCACGTGCCAGACGACTACCGACAGATCACCGAGCGCGTCGAGGATTCCCTCGACATCGACTTCGAGTACACCGTCGAGAATCACCCCACGACGGGCGACTCCCTGTCGAACCTCGCGGGTGCGCTGGAAGGAGAACTCAAATACTCGAAACGCGAGCGCGAGCACAACACCGTCCGGGCGATCGCCGACTACCAGTTCGGCCCCGCTGCCGGCGACGACCTATTCGAGGATATCTCGACGAAGGGGCGCTATCCGAAGCTAAGAGTCCACGGCGACGATCATCTCGCCACGATGGTGCCCCAGTACGGAACGCTCGCACTCACGCTCGCGGGCGCACACCGCTGGGTCGCGAGCGACGCACCGACCAAGACCGTCGAGATCGACGAGTTCGTCCCCCACGGAAGCGTGCTCGCGCCGGGAATCGTCGATGCGAGTGAGGAGATTCGAGTCGGCGATGAGGTCGTCGTCAGGGGGCCGAAGGCGTTCGCGGTCGGGCGCGCGACGACGCACGGGCGTGCGATGGTCGAAAGTTCCCGGGGGATGGCCGTCGACGTGCGCCACGTCGAGGAGCGGTAG
- the purS gene encoding phosphoribosylformylglycinamidine synthase subunit PurS has translation MTAYTAVVTVRLKRGVLDPEAETTRQALERLGFELGELRAADRFEIDLDAESEATAEERADEMAERLLANPTIHDYSVAIENR, from the coding sequence ATGACCGCTTACACCGCCGTCGTCACCGTGCGACTGAAGCGGGGCGTGCTCGACCCCGAGGCCGAGACCACCCGACAGGCACTCGAACGGCTCGGCTTCGAACTCGGCGAACTGCGCGCGGCCGACCGCTTCGAGATCGACCTCGACGCCGAAAGCGAGGCCACCGCCGAAGAGCGCGCCGACGAGATGGCTGAACGCCTGCTTGCGAATCCCACGATCCACGACTACTCCGTAGCAATCGAGAACAGATGA
- a CDS encoding EamA family transporter, whose translation MHYLGWALVALVGYSIFTPLASLAMDNAPSSVVAMVANGILLVSAVGLTIYENESVATYFAGRTALYMVGAGVFLAVGILAYYRALATGPVSVVTPVYGMFLVGSSLLSVLFLDDSLTLQKGAGIALAVVAVYLTATG comes from the coding sequence ATGCACTATCTGGGCTGGGCGCTCGTCGCGCTCGTCGGCTACAGCATCTTCACCCCGTTGGCGTCGCTCGCGATGGACAACGCGCCGTCGAGCGTGGTCGCGATGGTCGCCAACGGCATCCTCCTCGTCTCGGCAGTCGGTCTCACGATCTACGAAAACGAGTCGGTGGCGACGTACTTCGCCGGCAGAACCGCTCTCTACATGGTCGGTGCGGGCGTGTTTCTTGCAGTCGGTATCCTCGCGTACTACCGCGCGCTCGCGACCGGCCCGGTGAGCGTCGTCACACCCGTCTACGGGATGTTCCTCGTCGGGAGTTCGCTGCTGAGCGTGCTCTTTCTCGACGATTCGCTGACGCTCCAGAAGGGAGCGGGCATCGCGCTCGCGGTCGTCGCGGTCTATCTCACCGCGACTGGGTAG